DNA sequence from the Candidatus Cloacimonadota bacterium genome:
CACCATCGCTATGAGTGCGGGACTTTTCCTGCTGCTGATTTCAGACCGTAAGAAAGTTGAACACATTCTCGCCAGCGACGTAGATTGGGTTACCATCTTCTTTTTCATGGGACTCTTTATGATAGTGGAATCGCTGGTTGCAACAGGATTTATCAATATGATTGCCGAAAGTGTGATGAAAATTACCAAGGGAGAACCACGCTCAACCTCTATGGTGATTCTTTGGGTTTCCAGCACCTTCAGTTCGATAATAGATAACGTGCCCTTTGTTGCCGCAATGATCCCTGTGTTGGAGCGACTAGGAATTCT
Encoded proteins:
- a CDS encoding anion permease, with amino-acid sequence TIAMSAGLFLLLISDRKKVEHILASDVDWVTIFFFMGLFMIVESLVATGFINMIAESVMKITKGEPRSTSMVILWVSSTFSSIIDNVPFVAAMIPVLERLGILINNPDAMHPIWWSLALGTCLGGNGTLIGASANIVAVGIANRNGYHISFKEYTKIGVVFTLLAIVLSTGYILLRYY